CCCTGCTGCCCGAGTGCCCCGGCGACGACATCGCCCTGCTGGTGGCTCGCACCCAGTTGATGGAATCCGGTCAGGTCGCCGACTGGGAGGTCCCCTCCGACCCGGCGGCCGTCGCCCGCATCCGCGCGGCGTGCGCCGAGCGGCTGGAAGCCTGGGGGTTGGAGGAGATCTCCTTCGTCACCGAGCTGGTCGTCAGCGAGCTGGTCACCAACGCCATCCGGTACGGAACACAGCCCATCAACCTCCGCCTGCTCCATGACAGAAACAGCCTGATCTGCGAGGTCGCTGACGGCTCCAGTACCTCCCCGCACCTGCGCCGGGCGGCCACCGCCGACGAGGGCGGCCGCGGCCTGTTCCTCGTCGCCCAGTTCGCTCAGCGCTGGGGCACCCGTCACACCGCCCGCGGAAAGATCATCTGGACCGAACAAGCTCTCCATGACGGAGCAACAGAACCCAGCACCGACCTGACCGACATCCTTCTCGAGCAATGGGACGAGTAGTCCAGCCGCACACGCCGCTGCAGTCGTCTGGCCTCCCCCTTGCCGTCGTGGCGGCGCGCGCAGGGTGCCGATTCATCAGGCCCTCGCCGTCGCCGGTGCCGTCATCGTCCACAGCTCCACCTCGTCCGCGGGCAACGCGTCCAGCCCCCAGTCGCGGGAGAACAGGCCCTCGTCGCGGTCCGCCCACAGCAGCTTGGTGCGCCAGTGCAGGCTCGCCTCCTCGGTGATGCCCATCGCGCCGTGCAGCTGGTGCGCGGTGCGGGTCACCTCCGTGGAGACGGCCGAGGCCACCTCGCGAGCCGTGATCAGCGCGAAGTGCAGCGAGCGCTCGTCTTCGGCGCGGAAACGACGGCGTGCCTCGTGGACGGCCGTCTCCAACTGCCGGAGTGATACGGCCAGTTCGCCCGCGACCGTGCGGACCGCTGGGATCTTGATGAGTGGGCGGCCGAACTGGACGCGCTCGGTCACATAGCGGCGTGCCTCGGCCACCGCGCCCTCCGCGGCCCCGAGGATCTCCTGGAGCAGGAGCAGTTCGGCGACGTCCGCCACCCGGGGCGGGAGTGCCTCACCGGCCTCACCACCCCTCTCACCCGTTTTGTACACGAGTGTGTACGGGCGGCCCGCCAGGTCCACCTTGTCCGCGGTGCCGCCACCCGGGGGCGTGGATACCGTGCCGTCGGCGGCGACCAGCGCCGTCGCGGCCGGCTCCCACACCCCGTACGCCGTGGGGTGGACGGCGATCGCGTCGGCGGGCAGCGCCTCGGCGGCCGCGTATCGCGCCACCAGGGTCTGGCGCAGTGGCAGGGCGAATCCCGCGCGGGCGAGTGCGGTCACCGCGCCGCACGCGGCGTCCAGCAGTTCCCGGCTCTCGGGCGAGCCCGGGGCGGTGAGGTCGGCGTCGTCGAGGATGCCGGTCCAGCCCAGCTCCACGGCGGTGTGCCACTGGGCGCGGAAGGCGTCCGTGCGGGTGAGGTCCTCGCCGGCCCGGGGACGGGGCCAGTCGGTGACGACCTCGCGGACCGCCTCGTCCAGCGCCAGGTCGAACTCGTCGGTGGTGCTCATCACTTCTTGCCCTTCGCGATGACGGACAGCATGACCTGGGCGGCCCCGCCACGGATGCCGGAGGCCGGGGACGCGGCGACGGCCTGGTCGTACAGCGCGCGGATGCTCCGGTCGGCGCGCGGCATCAGCGGGCGCGCCCATGCGATGACGTCCCTCTCGAACTTGTTGCCGAGGTACTTGCTCATCGCGGCATGGGTGCTGGGGGTGTGTCCGGCGTCCATGGCGCGGGCGTTCTCCAGAGTCCAGCGGCGCAGGACCTGCAGCCGGCCGGCAAGTGCCCGCAGTTCGCGTCGGGCGGTGTCGTCCGCAAGGTTGGCCCGGAGCACGGCGGTGAGCAGCGGATACGTGGACAGGAACCGCTCGGGGCCGCCGCGCTCGAAGGACAGCTGGCCCACCACCTGTGGCCAGCCCGCGCCGATGTCGCCGATCACCCAGCGGCCGGGGACGTGCACGTCCTCCAGCACCACTTCGTTGAAGTGGTGCTCTCCGCGCAGGTCGAGGATCGGGGAGACGGTGATGCCCGGAGAGTCCATGGAGACGATGAACTCGGTGAGCCCGGCGTGCTTGTCCTCTTCCTGCGAGGTGCGGGCCAGCAGGTACAGGTGGGTGGCGCGGTGGGCGCCGCTGGTCCAGATCTTGCGGCCGGTGACGCGCCAGCTGTCGCCGTCTCGGACCGCTTTGGTGCGGACGGCGGCGAGGTCGGATCCGGCGTCGGGCTCGCTCATGCCGAGGGCGAAGCGGTACTCGGCACGGGCCAGTGGGGGGCAGAACTCCTCCTGGAGTTCGCGGGTGCCGTGGCGCAGGAGGGAGGGGCCGATCTGCCGCTCGCCGACCCAGTGGGCGGCCACCGGTGCCCCGGCGCGCAGCAGCTCCTCGCTGACCGCGAAGCGGTCCACGTTGGTGCCCTCGGCGCCGCCGAACTCCTTCGGCCAGGTCACCGCGAGCAGGCCGCGGCGGCCCAGCTCCTGGCTGAAGTCGGGGTCGTAGCCACTTGCCCAGGAGTCGCAGCGGGGGGTGAAGTCCCACTCGGCGACCAGGTCGCGCACGCGGCGGCGCAGGTCCTGGCAGGTGTCGGTCAACTCGCTCACTTCCCCTCGAAGCGCGGGGTGCGCCTTTCCAGATACGCGGCCATGGCCTCGGCGGAGTCCGCGGTCGACTGGACCACTGCCTGGTGCGAGGCGATGAGGTCGAGGGAGGTCCGCAGGTCGGCGTGTTCCCCGGCACGTACCGCGCGCTTGATCAGCTGGACGGCGACGGGCGGCTGGGCGGCGAGCTGCGTCGCGAACTCCTCGAGGCGGTCGCGGAGGTCGGCCGCCGGATGGACCTCGTCGACCAGGCCCCACTCCAGGGCCTGGCCGGCGTCGACGAACTCGCCGGTCCACAACAGCCGCAGGGCCTTGGAGCGGCCGACGATGCGCGGCAGGTAGTGGCAGCCGCCGTCGCCGGGGACCAGACCCACGCGGACGTACCCCTCGGAGAGGCGGACGGTGTCGGAGGCGATGCGGTAGTCGCACATCAGCGCCATGTCCATCCCGGCGCCGACGGCCACGCCGTTGACCCCGGCGATCAGGGGCTTGCTGAGGTCCTCGACGGCACGGGCGACCGGGTGGACGTGGTCGGTCATCAGCCGACGGCTCGCCAGCGGCGAGTCGGTCCCTTCGGCCAGCCCCGCCAGTTCGGCGCCCGCGCAGAAGGCGTCCCCGTTGCCAGTGACGACGACCACGCGGACGTCGTCGTCGGCCTGGAAGGCGCGGTACGCCTCCGCCCAGGCGCGCAGCATCTGGGCGGTGAAGGCGTTCTTGCGCTGTGGGCGGTCGAGGACGATCCAGCCGACATGGTGTTTGGTGTGGACCTGGAGGCCGGTGCCTGCGTCGGTCATGTGTGACTCCTCGTCATGGTCTCGCGACGGCTCGGGGCCGCGCGGTGGTGCGGGATTCCCTGGACGGGAATCCGGGGTGTCGCTGCGGCCGTCCGGTGCGGGCCGCACCGGACGGATCAAGAGGCCCAGACGGGCCGGCGCCGCTCCAGGAAGGACGCGATGCCCTCGCGGGCCTCATCGGTGGCGAGCAGCCGCGAGGCGAGATCTGTCAGGGCGTCGGCGTCCCGGTCGAAAAACCGCCGCACCTCGGCGGTGGTCAGGCGCTTCGTCGCGGCGAGGGCGTTCGGGGCGGCGGAGCGCAGCCCGTCGAGGACGGGTGCGAGCGCCGTGTCGAGGCCGTCCTCGGGGGCGAGCGTCACCAGGCCGATGCGGGCTGCCTCCGCGGCGTCGAACCGTTCGCCGGTCAGGAGATAGCGCGACGCGGCCCGCGGGTCGAGGCGCGGCAGGACGGTCGTGGCCAGCACGGCGGGTGCGAGGCCGAGCAGCACCTCCGTGAACGCGAAGCTCGCCTGTGGCCCGGCGGCCACGATGTCGCAGGCGCCGAGCAGCCCGATGCCCCCGGCCCGGGCGTGCCCGGCCACGCGGGCGACCACGGGCTTGGGCGACTCGACGATGGTGCACAGGAGTTGGAGGATCCGCCGGGCTCCTGCCGCCGGGGCGTGGTCCGGGTGGCGGGCTTCGTCCAGGTCGATGCCGGCGCAGAAGGTGGTCCCGGTGTGGGTGAGGAGCACTGCCCGTACGTCGAGGTCCTGCGATGCCCTGGTCACCTCGTCGGTCAGTTCGGCGACGAGGCGGGCGGAGAGGGCGTTGCGGTTGTGCGGCGAGTCAAGGGTGAGCGTGGTGACGCCGTCTTTGTCTGCGCGGCTGACCAGAGGAGTTGTCGTCATGTTCGTACGGCTCTTTCGGGATGGCGGGCTGCACCGGGTGGCCCTGGCGGACATTCCGACGTGGGGATTACTCGGGCAGCGGGGCGCGATGGGTCTCACGGAGGGTGAGGACGGTGATCAGGGTGACGGCGGTGCAGGCCACGACGTACCAGCCGAACCAGTTGGCATGTCCGGCCGATTGCAGTGCGGTGGCGATCATTGGCGTGGTGCCGCCGAAGATGGCCACGGACAGCGAGTACGGGACGCTGATGCCGCTCACCCGGACCCGCGCCGGGAAGATCTCCACCATGACCGCCGCTGCGATGGCGGTCGAGCAGCTGAGCAGGAGCAGCCCCGTGACCTGGACCAGGATCAGGCTCTGGACGCTGCCGATGGCACCCAGCAGCGGCACGGTGCCCACGATGAAGCCGACCGCGTAGATGAGCATCAGCGGTTTGCGGCCGATTCGGTCGGACAGCATCCCGACCAGCGGCTGGGCGATGGCGAACCCCACCAGCGACACCGTCGCCGCCGTCAGCGCCTGCCCCTTGTCGATTCCGCCGGAGGTCACCGCGTACGCGGGGAGGTAGGCCGTCCAGGTGTAGAAGGCCACCGCCGGGCCGACGATGATGCCAAAGATCTGGAAGGTCTGGACGGGGTAGCAGCGAACGAACTCGAATACCCCCGGGCGCTCGACCCCGCCGGTCCTGATGTGCCCGGCCTGGGCGGAGGTCTCCTCGGCGCCGCGGCGGATCCACCAGCCGACCACGGCGAGCAACGCGCCGGTGCCGAACAGGAGCCGCCAGCCGTAGTCCTCCATCGCCTGCTCGCCGAGAGTGGCGATGAGCAGGCCGCCCGCACCGGTCAGCGCGATCTTTCCGATGTTCGATCCGACGTACAGGAAACTCGAGTACAGCCCGCGACGGTGGGACGGCGCGGACTCCACCATGAACGCCGACGCCGCGCCCCACTCACCGCCGGTCGACAGACCCTGCACCAGTCGGGCGACGACGAGCAGGACCGGTGCGAGCACGCCGATCTGGTCGTAGGTGGGGGTGAGGGCGATCAGCAGGCTGCCGCCGCCCATCAGCGCGATGGACAGGGTCAGCGCGGCGCGGCGGCCGTAGCGGTCGCCGAACGTGCCCAGGGCCAGTCCGCCGAAGGGCCGGGCGAGGAAGCCGACGGCGAATACCCCGAAGGTGGCGAGTAGCGGCACCAGGCTCGAGTCCGAGTTCCTGGGGAAGAACTGGTCGGCGAAGAAGATCGCGAGGTAGGCGTATGCCGACCAGTCGAACCACTCGACGAGATGGCCGATGGTGCCGGCGATCAGCTGTCGCCTGCGGTTGGTCACCTTCGTCGTCGAAGGGCTGCTCGGGGCAGCGGTCACGTCGGTCATGGGGAGCGGTCCCGTCTGTGTGACATGGAGATGCAGGGGAGGGGAGACCTGCGAGGGAGGTGGTGAGGCGGCTCGGTGGCTCTGGGGCGGGAAGAGGGGTACCGCGTTCCGGGAGCCGGGGAAGCGTTCTGATCTGCTTCCGTGAGACGGCTCTGGCCTGTGGCGATGGGGTTCTCCGCGAGCCCTGGGGGATTCGGCCGGTGCCGAGCTCTGGGGCGGCCCGACGGGTCAGCCGACCGGGGACGATTCGGGTGTCGTCGTGAGCAGGGCGGGGTCGAAGCCGACCTCGGTGAGCACCTCTTCGGTGTGCTCGCCGACGTGCGGGCAGTGCCGCCACAGCCG
This is a stretch of genomic DNA from Streptomyces sp. NA04227. It encodes these proteins:
- a CDS encoding acyl-CoA dehydrogenase family protein, which produces MSTTDEFDLALDEAVREVVTDWPRPRAGEDLTRTDAFRAQWHTAVELGWTGILDDADLTAPGSPESRELLDAACGAVTALARAGFALPLRQTLVARYAAAEALPADAIAVHPTAYGVWEPAATALVAADGTVSTPPGGGTADKVDLAGRPYTLVYKTGERGGEAGEALPPRVADVAELLLLQEILGAAEGAVAEARRYVTERVQFGRPLIKIPAVRTVAGELAVSLRQLETAVHEARRRFRAEDERSLHFALITAREVASAVSTEVTRTAHQLHGAMGITEEASLHWRTKLLWADRDEGLFSRDWGLDALPADEVELWTMTAPATARA
- a CDS encoding acyl-CoA dehydrogenase family protein, yielding MSELTDTCQDLRRRVRDLVAEWDFTPRCDSWASGYDPDFSQELGRRGLLAVTWPKEFGGAEGTNVDRFAVSEELLRAGAPVAAHWVGERQIGPSLLRHGTRELQEEFCPPLARAEYRFALGMSEPDAGSDLAAVRTKAVRDGDSWRVTGRKIWTSGAHRATHLYLLARTSQEEDKHAGLTEFIVSMDSPGITVSPILDLRGEHHFNEVVLEDVHVPGRWVIGDIGAGWPQVVGQLSFERGGPERFLSTYPLLTAVLRANLADDTARRELRALAGRLQVLRRWTLENARAMDAGHTPSTHAAMSKYLGNKFERDVIAWARPLMPRADRSIRALYDQAVAASPASGIRGGAAQVMLSVIAKGKK
- a CDS encoding enoyl-CoA hydratase/isomerase family protein; the protein is MTDAGTGLQVHTKHHVGWIVLDRPQRKNAFTAQMLRAWAEAYRAFQADDDVRVVVVTGNGDAFCAGAELAGLAEGTDSPLASRRLMTDHVHPVARAVEDLSKPLIAGVNGVAVGAGMDMALMCDYRIASDTVRLSEGYVRVGLVPGDGGCHYLPRIVGRSKALRLLWTGEFVDAGQALEWGLVDEVHPAADLRDRLEEFATQLAAQPPVAVQLIKRAVRAGEHADLRTSLDLIASHQAVVQSTADSAEAMAAYLERRTPRFEGK
- a CDS encoding enoyl-CoA hydratase family protein gives rise to the protein MTTTPLVSRADKDGVTTLTLDSPHNRNALSARLVAELTDEVTRASQDLDVRAVLLTHTGTTFCAGIDLDEARHPDHAPAAGARRILQLLCTIVESPKPVVARVAGHARAGGIGLLGACDIVAAGPQASFAFTEVLLGLAPAVLATTVLPRLDPRAASRYLLTGERFDAAEAARIGLVTLAPEDGLDTALAPVLDGLRSAAPNALAATKRLTTAEVRRFFDRDADALTDLASRLLATDEAREGIASFLERRRPVWAS
- a CDS encoding MFS transporter; the protein is MTDVTAAPSSPSTTKVTNRRRQLIAGTIGHLVEWFDWSAYAYLAIFFADQFFPRNSDSSLVPLLATFGVFAVGFLARPFGGLALGTFGDRYGRRAALTLSIALMGGGSLLIALTPTYDQIGVLAPVLLVVARLVQGLSTGGEWGAASAFMVESAPSHRRGLYSSFLYVGSNIGKIALTGAGGLLIATLGEQAMEDYGWRLLFGTGALLAVVGWWIRRGAEETSAQAGHIRTGGVERPGVFEFVRCYPVQTFQIFGIIVGPAVAFYTWTAYLPAYAVTSGGIDKGQALTAATVSLVGFAIAQPLVGMLSDRIGRKPLMLIYAVGFIVGTVPLLGAIGSVQSLILVQVTGLLLLSCSTAIAAAVMVEIFPARVRVSGISVPYSLSVAIFGGTTPMIATALQSAGHANWFGWYVVACTAVTLITVLTLRETHRAPLPE